The Labilibaculum sp. sequence ATTTTGTAAGGGATTACTATACCAATTTCTTTAAAAACACACCAATAATTTTTTGTTCTATTAATCAATTCTCCGATCAGTTAGTGAAAGGAATTGAACAAGTTTCTGGTGTTACCGAAGAAATTGACTCCCGAAAAACGATTGAAGCAGCCTTGCGTTTGCATCCTAAAGCAACAAAATTGGTTGTGATTAACGACAATCAGACCCAATCAGCAATCTTGAACAGAAATAATATCAAATCTTTTTGGCCTGACTTACATACCGATGTTGAACTTATTTTTTTGGAGAATTTACTCATTGATGAACTGGTTGATCAGGTGAGAAACCTTGATCCCAACAGCATTATTTACCTTCTGAATTTTAGCCGCGATAAAGAAGGAAATTTTATCTCCTATCAGGAAAATATTGAAATTATACGAAAGGCAACAAAATTACCAATCTATAGTAGTTGGGAATTCTATTTTAACGAGGGTATTGTTGGAGGGATGCTCACAAGTGGATATAAAGAAGGAGAATTAGCTGCTAAAATTGCTCTTAAGGTATTGCATGGGAAAGAGATCAATAAAATTCCGGTTATTCACTCCGGATACAACAATTTCAAATTCGATTTCGAACAAATGAAACGTTTTGGAATTCTCCCTAAACAACTTCCCAAAGGTAGTTTCATCAGCAACCAACCGCCTCCTATTGTTCCCCAATACCAAACATCACTATTTGTAATAATTATATTCGGTTTAATCATTGCAATTATCTTAAGGTACTCGAAATTGAAAAGGGAGCAAAATGAGAAAAAACTGATTCAGGAAAATGAAGAATTGGACCGAAGGGTAGCCGACAGAACAAAAGAAGTTGTGTTTGCCAACGAAAAACTGGAATTACAAACCGAACAAATTATCAAACAAAATAAGGAGCTGGAAGATCACCGGCACAATCTTTTGGAACTTGTTAAAGTACGTACTGAAAATTTAGAAGAAGCAAATCTTGAACTTAAAAGCAGCCGGGACAGACTTCTTCGAATGCTGGATGCAAATTCAGATGGTGTTTGGGAACATAATTTCGCAAACGATCAAACCTACATAAGCAAGATCATATGGGATAAATTAGGCTATAAATCTGTAACGATTTCAAACACAAAAGATCTTCTCTGTAAAATTATTCATCCGGAGGATTTAATCATCATTAAACAAAAACACCGGCAAAACAAATTGGGCTATAGCGCGTTGTTTATTGTCGAATTCAGAATTTTTACAAGCACAAAACACTGGATGTGGTTCAAAGCAAAAGGACAAATTCTTGATTATGACCAAAATGGAAAACCTTTAAACATTGTTGGTACACTTATTAATATCACCCAACGAAAAGAAGCCGAAGAAACAATAAAAAGCGAAGAACGAAAGTTGAGAGTCTCGGAAAAAAGATGGCGTTCCTTAATTGAACAGGCATCCGATGGAATATTAATTTACAATACTGACGGCAATATTCTGGATGCCAATTCGGCGGCATGCAATTGGCTGGGTTATTCTACGGATGAAATTCTGACCCTGAATTACAGCGAAATAGATTCCAGACACAGCAGTTCGGAACTTCATACTTATTGGAGAAAATTAAATGCTTCCTACCCTTCTCTTTCTTTTGAGTCGGTGCAAAAAAGAAAAGACGGATCAAGTTTTCCTG is a genomic window containing:
- a CDS encoding ABC transporter substrate binding protein is translated as MEKYKQNMSNISNIYWKTLLLIFFIFLFAFQASARKQRVLILHSYHQGLNWTDNVSAGIQSVLGREDNVELMFEYMDTKRNSNPEYLKEFANLYGLKHLKNKFDAIIVSDNNALDFVRDYYTNFFKNTPIIFCSINQFSDQLVKGIEQVSGVTEEIDSRKTIEAALRLHPKATKLVVINDNQTQSAILNRNNIKSFWPDLHTDVELIFLENLLIDELVDQVRNLDPNSIIYLLNFSRDKEGNFISYQENIEIIRKATKLPIYSSWEFYFNEGIVGGMLTSGYKEGELAAKIALKVLHGKEINKIPVIHSGYNNFKFDFEQMKRFGILPKQLPKGSFISNQPPPIVPQYQTSLFVIIIFGLIIAIILRYSKLKREQNEKKLIQENEELDRRVADRTKEVVFANEKLELQTEQIIKQNKELEDHRHNLLELVKVRTENLEEANLELKSSRDRLLRMLDANSDGVWEHNFANDQTYISKIIWDKLGYKSVTISNTKDLLCKIIHPEDLIIIKQKHRQNKLGYSALFIVEFRIFTSTKHWMWFKAKGQILDYDQNGKPLNIVGTLINITQRKEAEETIKSEERKLRVSEKRWRSLIEQASDGILIYNTDGNILDANSAACNWLGYSTDEILTLNYSEIDSRHSSSELHTYWRKLNASYPSLSFESVQKRKDGSSFPVEIHLSLIELQDSKLILSLVNDISERQKTERKILNAVINTEESERKRFATDLHDSIGPLLSSINLYLSSIDKFESEVEKKNIIKASVEAVNEALVSIKEISNNLSPHILNDFGLEKAIRSFTNKINLSQAISISFYAENMKERINHQVEVVIFRVVSELINNTIKHAKATNIEINLSREENLVSLIYIDDGIGFDAKEINAGTSTGMGLYNVFSRIKSLNGSHKIKSHPKRGGMMAVIEINL